The DNA segment TTGATTTTTGATGAAGTGATGACTGGCTTCCGTGTGGCGCTCGGTGGTGCTCAAGCACATTACGGTATTACGCCTGATCTAACGACGTTGGGTAAAATCATTGGTGCAGGTCTACCAGTCGGTGCCTTTGGTGGTAAACGTGAAATCATGAATTGTATTGCGCCATTAGGCGGTGTATATCAAGCTGGGACACTATCGGGTAATCCGCTGGCGATGCGTGCAGGTATTGCGATGCTTAAATTGATCCGTGCTGAAGGATTCTATGATCAATTAGCAATGAAACTCTCTTTCCTCCTGAATGGTCTTAAAGCGATAGCGGATGATGTGGGTATTCCGTTGCAAGTCCAGCAGGCTGGTGGCATGTTTGGGATTTACTTTACGGATTCCAGAGATTTATCCAGCTATGAAGCCATGACCCAATGTGATGTCGCAGCATTTCGCGAATTTTTCCACGGTATGTTAAAACGAGGAGTCTATCTCGCGCCTTCGGCGTTTGAAGCAGGATTTATTTCAAGTAGTCATAGTCAGGCTGATTTGGAAGAAACTTTGGTGGCGGCGCAAGAAACGCTGATTGAAATGAAAGCGGGTGTGAAGCAGTTTGTTGAAGATGCTTAATTGGATTCAATATAAAATCAAGAAGATGGGATAAGGAATTATTGTCATGAGTCATGAACTTCAAATCATTGATTTGCTCGTAGGAGAGGGAAAGGCTTGTGTCAAAGGAGCGCTGATTACGACTCAATATACGGGTCAATTAGAAGATGGCACGGTGTTTGATTCGTCCTATGATCGTGGTCAGCCTTTCCAATGTGTGATTGGTACTAAGCGCGTGATTCAGGGCTGGGATCAGGGATTGATGGGTATGAAAGTCGGTGGTAAGCGTAAACTGTTTGTGCCTGCCCATTTGGGTTATGGTGAGCGCCAAATTAATAAAATACCACTCAACTCCAATCTGATCTTTGAAATTGAACTGCTTGAAGTATTGACGAGAGATGATTGAAATATGGATAAGGTGCGCTGGAGATGCCAGCGCACCTTCTTTTTTAATTAATATGCACCCATAAAATCACGTTTGCCGATCTCAACGCCGTTGTTTCGCAATATTGCATAGGTGGTTGTCACATGGAAAAAAAACTGCGGTAAACCATAGTTTAGAAGATACGTTTCACCATTCAGTTTCTTTTCTTTGGGTGTACCTGGACGCAGGACAATTTCCAAAGACTCTTTACCATCAATTTGATTTGCTGTAATGCCGTCAAGAATTCTCAGGGTATTATCAATGCGTGTTTGCAGTTCAGCAAAAGTCTGCTCAATATCTTCATATGCGGGTACTTCGATACTGGCTAAGCGTGAAGGAACACTCTTTGCAAAGTCAGCAGCGATTTGAACCTGACGCACCAGAGGGAACATATCTGGATACAAGCGCGATTGCAGGAGTACTTTAGGATCAATCTTTTTGTCTGTCGCATATGTTTCTGCGATGGTGAGGACATTTTTTAAAGCGGTCAGTAGTTGTTTAAAAACAGGTACAGAAGCAGTATAAAGCGTTGTCATAAAACATCCTTAAATATGAAATCATCAATCACAAGTGATTTTCACGAAAAAAGCTCGCTATAAAATAGCGAGCTTAGCGTTATTTACATCTATCGAATCATTACAGCCCATGTAGCTA comes from the Aquirhabdus parva genome and includes:
- a CDS encoding FKBP-type peptidyl-prolyl cis-trans isomerase; the protein is MSHELQIIDLLVGEGKACVKGALITTQYTGQLEDGTVFDSSYDRGQPFQCVIGTKRVIQGWDQGLMGMKVGGKRKLFVPAHLGYGERQINKIPLNSNLIFEIELLEVLTRDD
- a CDS encoding DUF1993 domain-containing protein, translating into MTTLYTASVPVFKQLLTALKNVLTIAETYATDKKIDPKVLLQSRLYPDMFPLVRQVQIAADFAKSVPSRLASIEVPAYEDIEQTFAELQTRIDNTLRILDGITANQIDGKESLEIVLRPGTPKEKKLNGETYLLNYGLPQFFFHVTTTYAILRNNGVEIGKRDFMGAY